GGTCCTGCCATCACACGATGCCAGCGAGACGCGGCCACTTGCACAATCGGCCTAAGTTGGTGTTGATGTAGAGTAGAAACGAAGTGAGGGAAGTCCGGATGAAGCAGACTCGTTTCTGGCAGCTGCACGGCCGAATACTCTCCACTTCGAGCCTTGTGCAAAGCGCGCTGAAAGTCGGCCGCCGTGAGAGACTGAGATCTCTTTAGGCCCGACACCATCGTCCACTCCTCTTGAAGTGGTAGCGCTTGATCGCTCACCGGCAACAGATAGAAGCGACCTTTTCGGAATGGATTTTTAGCGGTCCACGTTGACACTCTGTCTCACTCTGATTAATTAGTCCTATGATCTCGATTATCGTCCCCACTTTGAATAGACCCTATTCCCTTGTCAAGACGTTGGACTCTATTTTTGCGCAACAATTTCCGCAAAATGAAATCGAAATCTTGGTGGTGTTCAATTTCCCACCTCAAATCTCCCCTGCTTTCTTTCAACCACTTCATAGCGCTCCCTTACGAATACTGACCGCGGCGGAACCCGGCGTTAACAATGCTCGAAATATGGGGATTCTCGAGGCCCGTGGGGATATTCTTTTGTTCGTGGATGACGATGTGGTTCTCGATGATCCTTTGTATTTAAAAAAGCTTAAAGATCTTCACACTCAGTTTCCCGAACAAATGTCCATCGGTGGCCCTTACGCTCTCCCGCTAAAAGCCAAGGGATTTTGGCAAAAGGTCTATCACCACATTTCCGACCACTGGATGAATTCTCAAAAATTAAAAAATGATTTTTCAAAAGCACTGCTCGGCGGAAATGCATCCTATAAAAAAAATGTTTTCTCTAGAGGACTGCGGTTTCCTTCGCACATCGTGTATGGCGGCAGCGAAACTCCGTTCAATCGCGACGTGTTCCAAACTTTTGGCCCGCATCTTTTCCGCCCAGATCTCGCGGTCGCGCACGATGACAACCTCGGGCTCTTTCGCTTTGTGCGAAAAGCCTACCTTCAAGGACGAGGGGCAGCGTTTTTGTTTGCGTCGGACGGAGTCTCGCCCCAAGCGACAGGGACTCTACCCCATTCGACCTGGCCTTATCAGATCTACGATTTTGTATTTACTGTTGGCTTTAGATCCGCTGTGGATCGACGGCGTTTGCTGCCCACTGCACTGAAAGAAGCGGGGTTCCGAATCTCATCTCTTTGGAGATCTTTCAGCGAAGATACATCGGCTTGCCTTCGCCGAGCGAAGGAGCGGTTGTGACACCCGCTTTAAGGTTTGCTCATTTTAATTCTTGCGAAAACTCCTGCAGCTATTGTCCTGCGACTAACTCCAAGTCCTCGCAAGTCATAAAAAAAATTCCCAGGGGTGCAGTTGTGTTTCCTTGCAACAGCATTTATCGCGAAGACTTTATTCAGAGGCTCTGTCATCGCACCGAAAAAGACACTATCGAAATTTCTGCCGCGGAGTTGGCGCTACCAAGATATAAATCTCGGTTGCAATCTCTCCGTGCTTTAGCTTTACCGATGATCGCGATTATCGATCATGTCAGACAGGATTGGACCACTCCATTAAAAGCCTGGGATTCATTGATTGTGGAGTATCGTATTATTCCCAGCCGGATGTACACCAGCGAGGACTTTCTAACCTCCCTTCCTCCGTTTGTTCTCAGAAAACTCAAGTGGGCCCTTCCCGCTCCCGTGGATTCCAATCTTCAGACTATCAATGACATTCAAAAAAGTTTTTCTGAACCAGCATTATGGAATCATCAGTGGAGTAGAACCCTTTGGAATCTGACTTGGGATCCCTCGTCCTCAAACGGAGAAACTGTGGGAAAACTTTTTTACATTCTCGAATCTCAACAGAAACCAGGTTGGCCCATGCTTTTAGGACAAAGCT
This genomic stretch from Bdellovibrionales bacterium harbors:
- a CDS encoding glycosyltransferase family 2 protein; translated protein: MISIIVPTLNRPYSLVKTLDSIFAQQFPQNEIEILVVFNFPPQISPAFFQPLHSAPLRILTAAEPGVNNARNMGILEARGDILLFVDDDVVLDDPLYLKKLKDLHTQFPEQMSIGGPYALPLKAKGFWQKVYHHISDHWMNSQKLKNDFSKALLGGNASYKKNVFSRGLRFPSHIVYGGSETPFNRDVFQTFGPHLFRPDLAVAHDDNLGLFRFVRKAYLQGRGAAFLFASDGVSPQATGTLPHSTWPYQIYDFVFTVGFRSAVDRRRLLPTALKEAGFRISSLWRSFSEDTSACLRRAKERL